The stretch of DNA GAGGAGGCTGATCGGACGGAGCTGCCCGCCGTGAACGCCCACTGTCTCTCGACCGAGCGAACCGTGTTCACCGAAGAGGGGAACGAGGACGGCTGGATCTCGACGGATCTGACCGTCGACGTCCGCCGCTAGAGGCTGTCGTCGCCGAGGTAGCGCTCGATGGTGTGTGCGTCCTGCTCGATCGTAAGGAGTCCTTCTTCCAGCGCCTCGGCCGTGCGCTCGTCGCCGACCGATCGGGCCGTCTCGATCGCCTCGCGGACCGTCACCGCGAGCGTCGCGTAGCCGTCGAGGTCGCTCGCGAGCGCGTCGCGCAGCGCGTAGACGTCGCCGCCCTCGATCCGCATCGGCGCGTGCTCGCGGATCCCCATCGGACCGTTGACGGGGACGCCGCCCAGCGCGTGGACGCGGATCGCGAGCTCGTCAGTGAACTCGCTGAGGCGGTCGGCCTGTTCCTCGAGCCGTTCTTCGATCTGGTGGGACTCGACGCCCGCGACGGTCCAGTAGTGTTTGCGGAGCTGATTGAACAGGACGTACAGCCCCGAGAGACAACGGTTCACGTCGTCGATCACCGCGGCGGCCGCCTCGGGATCGAGCCGGATCTCGTTGTCGCCGACGCTCCCCCACTCGCGGCGCAGCTCCTCGTCGGCCGGGTGGCGGAGGTGTGGCGCACTCATCGGTCCACCTCCACGAGCGCGTCGTCCTCGAGGTAGCGCTCGATCGTGTGGGCGTCGTCCTCGATCGTCTCGAGGCGGTCCGAGAGCAGTTCGTAGCTGGCCCCGTCGCCGATCTCGTCGGCGGTGTCGATCCCCTCCCGGAAGCTGACCGCCAGCGTGGCGTACGCGTCCAGATCGCCCGCCAGCGAGGCACGCAGGCTGTAGAGGTGCTCGGCCTCGAGGTGGACGGGCGCGTACTCCTGGATCTCCGGCGGCGTGCTCACGGGGACGCCGCCGATCTCCGTGATCCGCTCGGCGACCGCGTCGTCGATCTCGCGGAGCCGAGTGTAGGCGTCACCGAGGAACTCCGCGACTGCGCCGGACTCGGCGCCCTCGGCGCTCCAGTAGTGTTTCCGCACGAGGTAGAAGAGGTTGAACGCCCCCGCGTGGGCGACGTTCAGCGCCTCCACCATCTCGGCGGCCTCGTCGGGGTCGAGCCGGACCGCGTTCTCGTCGACGGTTCCCCGTTCCTGTCGGACGGTCCCGCCCGGCAGGTCGCGGACGAGCCGTCCGCGTTTGGGCTCGGACACGGTTCTACTCCTGGACGAGCGTGTCGTTCTCGAGGTAGTGGTCGATGTCGTGGGCGTCGTCCTCCAGATCCTCCAGCACCTCGCGGAGGAGCTCGGCCGTCGCGTAGTCGCCGAGGTCGGTCGCGAGGCCGACGTGTTCGCGCACGTTCTCGATCACGTCGCCGTACGCCTCGAGGTCGGCCTCTAGCGAGTCGCGGATCGCGTACACGTCCTCGCCCTCGAACTCGACGTAGGCGTGCTCCTCCTGTGCGGCGGGGCCCGCGACGGGGACGCCGCCAAGCGCCTGCGCGCGCTCGGCGATCGCGTCGGCGTGGCCCTCGAGCGTCCCCGCGGCGGCGTCGAGGAACTCGTGGAGGTCGCCGGACTCCGCGCCCTCGACGTTCCAGTGGTGCTTTCGCACCTGGTGGTAGAGCACGTACGCCGACGCGAGATCGCGGTTCAAGGCGTCGACGATCTGTTCGGCCTTCTCGGTGTCGATGCGAACGGCGTTCTCCTCGACGGTGCCGGCACGCTGTCGGGCAGTCTTCTGAGTACTCATAGTCGGTTACAAGTAGGGACGGGAGACGGATAAATCTTGCAGCCGATACCGCCCGATTTCGAGCGTTTCGGGCGGCCTAAACGCCCGATATAGGGGTTTTGGAACGCCGGCGTATCGGGCGGCTACTCCTCTCGGTCCCCGTATATGTCCTCGCCCCAGCCCTCGCCGTCGGCCGTGTCGTTCCGGTCGATGTAGTCCTCAAGCACCTCGTAGACGGTCCGGGCGAGGTCCGTCAGCGCGGTGTCGATCGTCGCGAGGTCGTCCGAGTCGAGCGACACGCTCACGTCCTGCTCCTGCCAGTCCTCGGGTATCTCCGGCACGTCGAACCGGAGTCGGTCCTCGGTCGGATCCCAGTAGAAGTCGATCGCGTGGAACAGCCCGAGATCGCTGACGGCGCGGGCTTGCCGCTCGTCGAGGTCGGTGTACTCCTCCCACTCGTTGAACCCTTCCCTCCACGCGCCCGCCTGCAGCAGGTCCTCGAGGTCCTCACGGTAGAAATCTTCCGAGCCGAGCGTGTCGTCGTCCCACTCGAACTCCCGCGGCATCCCACGGTTCGAGAGGTCCGGCGGATCTGGTACTGCGATATCGAGTGACATGCTAGATAGTTCGCCCGGACAATGATAAAGCCCGCCCTCGGGACGAACGCGCCGCTGGCCGTGAAGTGTCGCCCGGAACACTAACTGCCAGCCTCATCCCGGGGCTGCGTGCCGCGTCGGCTGGCTAACCCTCGTGCCGGGCGACCGGGTACGCCCCGGCGGGCGGTCGCTCTCACGACGGATGTTCCGCGCCCGGGTTCGCCACGCTGTCATCGCTCCCATGCGGGAGTGCTCGGGTGGGGACTGAAGGCGCGGACTCGATCTACCTCCCGAAGCTGTTTAAAAGGTGCGTCGGAGCGGTTAGTCGTCGCCGGCTGCCCGCGGCGGCGACACCCTTACTCGTCCGACTCTGGGGCCTCCTGTGGCGTGTCGGTGGCGACCGGCTCGATCCCCTTGCGGTCCGCATCGAGCTCCGAAAGCCCGTAGACGAGCCCGACGAGCGCGAGGACGCCCACCGGTAGCAGCGCGACCGGGGTGATCCGGGTGACGCCCCAGACGAGCAGCAGCACGATCGCGACGAGCGCCACGGTGAGCGCGTAGTACAGCTGCGTGCGGACGTGGTCGACGAGGTCGGCGCCGGTGAACGTCGCCGAGAGCACCGTCGTGTCCGAGATCGGGGAGCTGTGGTCGCCGAAGATGGCGCCGGAGAAGATCACGCCGACCATCGCCGCGATGATCGTGTGGTCGCCGGTGAGGTTCCAGGCGACGGGGATCACGATCGGCGTCAGGATCCCCATCGTCCCCCAGGAGGTGCCCGTCGAGAACGCGATAAACGCCGCGAGCACCAGCACCAGCGCGGGCAGCACCGCGATCGGGAACTGGTCGCCGACGATCCCGGCGACGTACTCGCCGGTCTGCAACGCGCTCACGACCTCGCCGATCCCCCACGCGAGCACGAGGATCGACACCGCAGTGAGCATGAGGCCGAACCCGTCGATCACCGTGTCCGTCGACTCACCCAGCGTGAGGATGCCGTAGAACTTCCCGAGCGCGAACCCCGTGGCGACCATCGCGAACGAGCCGTAGATCAGTGCCGACGCGAAGTCGGCGTTGGTCACCATGTCCATCACGCTCGCGCCGGGGGAGTAGCCGGTCCACAGCGCGCTTCCGATCGTGACGGCGATGAGCACGGCGATCGGCGCGAAGAAGCTCACGAGGCGGGGGTTCGTCGCGCTCGGTTCGCCGAGGTCGGACTTCACGTCCTGCATCGGGCGGGCGTCCTCGCGACTCACCGCACCCGTACTCCAAGATCGGTGCTCCGCGTCGAGCATCTCGCCGAAGTCACGCCCGGAGAACACGATGATCGCGACCATCACGACCGCGAGGATGGAGTACATGTTGAACGGGATGGAGCTGAGGAACACCTCGAACGCCGCCGGATGGTCGGCGACGCCCGCGGCCTCGTACCCGTCGGTGATGAGCGAGAGCTGGAACGCGACCCACGAGGAGATGCCCAGCGTCGCCACCGGCGCCGCCGTCGAGTCGACGATGTACGACAGCTTCTCTCGGGAGATGCGCAAGTGGTCGGAGACGTCCTTCATCGCGGAGCCGACGATCGCCGTGTTGGCGTAGTCGTCGAAGAAGAGCACGACCCCGAGCAGCCACGCCACGGCGCCGACTTTCCGCTGGCTGTCGAGCTTCGCGATCGCCCAGTCGCGGACGGCGTAGGAGCCGCCGAGGTTCCAGATCATCGCGACGCCGGAGCCCAACAGGAGCGTGAAGACGAGGATGCGGACGTGGAAATCCCCGGCGACCGCGGCGACGATCCACTCGAACGTCTGGACGATCCCGAGCCCGCCCGTGTAGATCACCGCCCCGGCCCAGATGCCGAGAAACAGCGACAACACCGCCTTCCGGGTCGCGATCGCCAGCACGATCGCGAGCAGCGGCGGGAGCACTGACAGCGCGCCGAACTCTGATGGCATATTCGTGGGGATATAGCCCGAGACCGTATAAAAGTAGCCGGCAGTTAGGTCCGCCGTGGGAGGAATTCACGCGCTGCTCGGTACGTCTACGGCGTCGACCCCGACAGAGTCCAGCAGGCCAGACAGTCCGCCAACGATTCGTCGGCGCCGCCGGAAACGTGCTGACAGTTCGCAGCCGAACCGGAACTGGGAGCACGAAACTCTCGAAATCAGCAGTTAGCCGGGCTCTCTCCCGCTACCCGAACGCACTTAGGCACGCCACCCCCACAGCGGGTAATGTCCGTTCGTGTCGGCCTGCTCGGCGCCACCGGCGCCGTGGGCCAACGGTTCGTCCAGTTGCTCGACGACCACCCGACGTTCGAGATCGCCGCGGTGACCGCCAGCCCCGAGAGCGCCGGGAGCCCCTATCGCGACGCCGCCAAGTGGCGCGTCGACACGCCGATCCCCGACCACGTCGCCGAAATGACCGTCCGGGAGACCAGCCCCGAGGCGCTGCCGGACGATCTGGACCTGCTGTTCTCCTCGCTGCCCTCCGGCGTCGGCGCCGAGATCGAGCCCGAACTCTGCCGGGCGGGCTACGTCGTCTCCTCGAACTCCTCGAACGAGCGCATGGCCGAGGACGTGCCGCTGACGATCCCGGAGGTCAACCCCGACCACCTCGACCTGCTCGAGACTCAGCGCGAGGAGCGCGGCTGGGACGGCGCGCTCGTCAAGAACCCCAACTGCTCGACGATCACGATGGTCCCGACACTCGCCGCGCTGGATCGGTTCGGCCTCGAACGCGTCCACGTCGCGACGCTGCAGGCCGTCTCCGGGGCGGGCTACTCCGGGGTCACGTCGATGGAGATCATCGACAACGTCCTCCCCCACATCGGCGGCGAGGAGGCCAAGATGGAGACCGAGTCCCGGAAGCTGCTGGGCGACGTGGAGAACGGCGAGCTCTCGCTGCACGACGTGGACGTGTCCGCGTCCTGTAACCGCGTCCCGTCGCTCGACGGCCACCTGGAGAACGTGTTCGCCGAGCTCGAAGCGAACCCCGAGCCCGAAGCCGTCCACGAGGCGCTGGAGAGCCTCGACAGCGTGGACCTGCCGTCGGCGCCCGAGCAGCCGATCCACGTGTTCGCCGACCCGGATCGCCCGCAGCCGCGGCTGGATCGGATGCGCGGCAAGGGGATGCAGATCTCGGCGGGCGGGCTCCGTGAGACCGCCGAGGGGGTCCAGTACAACTGTCTCGCACACAACACCATCCGCGGCGCCGCCGGCGCCTCGGTGCTCAACGGCGAACTGCTCGTCGAGGAAGGCTGGGTCTAGGCAGTCGGCCGAATCAGACGACGCGGTTCTCGATCTCGCCGCCCGCTTCGAGCGCCTCGTAGTTCCCGGCCACGATGTCGGCCAGCCGCTCGAAGTACACCGGGGAGTGGCCCGCGTTGTGGGGCGTTATCCGGACGTTGTCGAACCCCCAGAGCGCGTGGTCCGCCGGCAGCGGCTCGGGGTCGGTCACGTCGAGGAACGCGGCGCCGATGGCGTTACCCCGGAGCGCGCGGACCAGCGCCTCGGTGTCGACGACGCCACCGCGGGCGATGTTGACGAGGTTGGCGTCCGCCGGCATCGTCTTGAACGCCTCGTCGTCGAGCAGGCTCCGGGTCGCGTCCGTGAGCGGGCACGCGAGCACGACCGAGTCGCTGCGCCGGAGCGCGTCGTGGATCTCGTCGAAGCCGAGCACCTCGTCGGTCGGCCCGCCCTTCTCGGGGGTGTAGCGCACGCCGATCGTGTCGACGCCGAACGGCTCCAGCCGCTCGACGACCGCCTGCCCGATCGCGCCCATCCCGACGACGGTGACCGTCGAGTCGTAGAGCTCCTGACTCCCGAAGGACTGCCAGACGCGCTCCTCCTGCTGGCGGGCCGCGCGGGGGAAATCCCGCGCTAGCGAGATCAGCGCGCCGATCACGTACTCCGAGATGTTCGGCCCGTGGACGCCGGAGGCGTTGGTGACGGCGACGCCGGCCTCCTCCAGCGCCTCCATCGGGAGGTGGCCCGTGCCGGCGTAGGAGCAGGCGAACAGCTCGAGGTTTGCCGCTCGGTCGAGCATCTCGGGGTCGACGTTGAAGCCGGCGACGACGCGGGCGCTCTCGATCAGCTCCCGCTCCGCCTCGGGCGTCCGGGCAACGGCGATGTCGGCGTCGGGGAGGCGCTCGCGCATCGCATCGGCGTACTCGTCGACGGATAGTCCGTGGATCTTCTGGCGCAGCAGTAGCACGTCTGGCTCGGTCATACTCGCGGCGTCGACCTGCGGCGAAAAGAGTGTACCCTTCTCGGCAGGTCGCGGTCGTCGTCGGCCCCGCTAGCCATCGGTCCGGGGAAACGCTCAACCGACTCGCCCACGCAGTACCGACATGTCACGAGAATCAGTCGTACGGCGGTACTACGCGCTGGTCGACGCCGGGGAGTACGACGCGCTGGTCGAACTGTTCACCGAGGACGTCGTCTACGAGCGCCCGGGACAGGCGACCATCGAGGGACGGGAAGCACTTCGGGAGTTCTACGAGACGGGCCGGCCGCTCTCGAACGGCGAGCACGAACTCCACGCCGTCGTCGCCGACAGCGTGGAGCAACGCTCCGCTGGCAATCGGACGCAGTCCGATGACGGGGACACCGTCGCGGTCCGCGGGACGTTTCGCGGGGAGCAGGACGGCGACGCCGTCGAACTCGGGTTCGCCGACTTCCACGAGTTCGACGGGGAGTCGATCGCGCGCCGGTACACGTACACCGACCGGGACACCGTCTGAGCCGGCCGGCGTTCACACCACCGGCGGCGCCGTCGGGTCCGTCACGACCGGGATCACGCTCGCCGGCACCTCGTCGAACCACCGGACTTCGAGCACCTCTTCGCCGTCGTCCAGCCGTGCCTGGTCGACGCCAGCCTCCCCACCCACGGCGTCGGCGGTGAAGAACACTTCCAGCAGGTACCCCCGCCGCTGGGGGTCGTCCCGACGGACGAACCGCTTCCTGACCGCGCGCCACACGCCCGTTATCTCGCAGTCGACGCCCGCCTCCTCCCGGACCTCGCGCCGGGCGGTCTCGGGGAACGTCTCGCCCGGCTCGTGACCGCCGCCGGGGAGCACCCACATCTCCGGATCACGGTCGTCGCGGAGCAGGAGGACGCAGCCGTCGTCGTCGGTGACGCGGGCACCCGCGGCGCCGCGCTGGCCGCGATCGAACATCTCGACGCCGTGCTCGAAGAACTCGGGATCGTTGAGGCGGGTGACGTCGACGACGGGGAACTGTCCGAACCGCTCGCGGAGACCGTCGAGGCGGTCGTCGATCGCACGGCGCGTGCGGAGCGAGAGCGGCGCGGGCATCGCGGGTCAGGGCTCGCCGACGCCCTCGTCGGTGATCAGCGTGTCTACGAGCTCGACCGGCGTCGCGTCGTAGGCGGGGTTCTCGATCTCCACCCCCTCGACGGGCTCGCGCATCACCTCGCTGCCCGGGCGGAACTCGTTCTCGAAGCGGAACTCGTCGATCACCTTGGTCGAGGAGCCGACGACCGTGACGGGCACGTCCTCGCGGTCGGCGACCGCGGCGATCGGGTAGGTGCCGATGCGGTTGTACAGCGTCCCCTCGACGATGCAGTCCATCCCGACGATCACGCGGTCGACCTCGTCCATCACGTAGCCGGCGGCGCTGTCGACCAGCAGGTGGGGCTCGACGCGATCGATCCCCGCGAGCATCCGGGCGGTCTTCCGGCCGAGGTAGCGCGGTCGGGCCTCGGTGACGTACGCCGTCAGGTGGGTGCCGTCGGCGCAGGCGGTCTCGACGGCTTCGAGGACAGTCGAGGAGTAGTCGTGGGTCAGGATCGTCTCGCCGTCCTCGAACGTGTCCGCCGCGTGGGCGGCCGCGCGGCGCTTGCCCGACTCGACGCGCTCGACGGCGTCCTCGATGGCCTGTTCGAGCAGTGCCTTGGCCTCCTCGGGCGTGTCGCCCTCGTCCACCACCGCGTCGGTGATGCTGCGCATCGCGGCGTGGAGCGACGCGTGGGAGGGATTCGCCCGCCGGAGCGCGCCGGCGTTGTGTTCGAGGTCCCGATCGAACGCGTCCGCGGAGACGTACTCCCGATCCAGTAGCTCCCGGAGTGCGGTGGCGGCTTTCACCGCGACTGCCGAGGAGGAGTGGCTCCGCATCTCCCGGATCTCGGCGACCGTCTCGTCGATCATGCTCGCCGCTGGGGTCGCTCGCCCGATAGGTGTTGCTACTCGGCCGGCCACGGCGATCGCGCTACCGGCGCCCGCGACCGGCGAAAGTCACGTGGTCGTGCCACACCAACGTCCACCATGGCCTACCCCGTCACCTACTACTGCCCGCGCTGTGGCGCCGTCCACGAACTGGAGCGCGAGGGGTATCTCGCGGACAAAACCGTGACGCCCTACCCTCTCGAAGGGTGGGAGTACGTCGCCCCCGACGAGCCGTTCGAGGACGAGGACGACGTCGACGGCGTCCGGTTCGTCTGTGGTGCGGACGAGGAACTGTTACTCACGGGCGAAGAGCTGCCCGACGCCGCAGAGGCGCCCGACTCGGGCTGCGGCGAGCCGTTCTACCTCTCGTTCGTCCGGTTCGAGGACGGGGAGGAGATCCAGCCCGAGCGCGGCGACGACCGCGTCACCATCGGCGTCGGCCCGCAGCGACCCCGCGGGCCGGACAGTCCCGGCGGCCCGAACGGCCCGACGGGGGAGTGACTCAGAGCGCGTCGAGTAACGCGTCGACGCGGTCGGCGTAGGCGTCGATCCCGCGCTCGACGGTCGCCTCGTCGGTGAAGTCGAGCGTCGGCCGGAACGCCTCGTTCGAGCGGACGCTCCGGCCGCGGGCGAGCATCTCGCGGTACTGTTCCGGCGCGAGATCACCCTCGCGGAGCGCCCGCACCAGCGCGAGCGCGCCGACCGAGCCGGTGGCGTAGAGGTAGGCGTGGTA from Halolamina sediminis encodes:
- a CDS encoding translation initiation factor eIF-2B, yielding MIDETVAEIREMRSHSSSAVAVKAATALRELLDREYVSADAFDRDLEHNAGALRRANPSHASLHAAMRSITDAVVDEGDTPEEAKALLEQAIEDAVERVESGKRRAAAHAADTFEDGETILTHDYSSTVLEAVETACADGTHLTAYVTEARPRYLGRKTARMLAGIDRVEPHLLVDSAAGYVMDEVDRVIVGMDCIVEGTLYNRIGTYPIAAVADREDVPVTVVGSSTKVIDEFRFENEFRPGSEVMREPVEGVEIENPAYDATPVELVDTLITDEGVGEP
- the asd gene encoding aspartate-semialdehyde dehydrogenase translates to MSVRVGLLGATGAVGQRFVQLLDDHPTFEIAAVTASPESAGSPYRDAAKWRVDTPIPDHVAEMTVRETSPEALPDDLDLLFSSLPSGVGAEIEPELCRAGYVVSSNSSNERMAEDVPLTIPEVNPDHLDLLETQREERGWDGALVKNPNCSTITMVPTLAALDRFGLERVHVATLQAVSGAGYSGVTSMEIIDNVLPHIGGEEAKMETESRKLLGDVENGELSLHDVDVSASCNRVPSLDGHLENVFAELEANPEPEAVHEALESLDSVDLPSAPEQPIHVFADPDRPQPRLDRMRGKGMQISAGGLRETAEGVQYNCLAHNTIRGAAGASVLNGELLVEEGWV
- the dpsA gene encoding DNA starvation/stationary phase protection protein DpsA translates to MSEPKRGRLVRDLPGGTVRQERGTVDENAVRLDPDEAAEMVEALNVAHAGAFNLFYLVRKHYWSAEGAESGAVAEFLGDAYTRLREIDDAVAERITEIGGVPVSTPPEIQEYAPVHLEAEHLYSLRASLAGDLDAYATLAVSFREGIDTADEIGDGASYELLSDRLETIEDDAHTIERYLEDDALVEVDR
- a CDS encoding Na+/H+ antiporter NhaC family protein — encoded protein: MPSEFGALSVLPPLLAIVLAIATRKAVLSLFLGIWAGAVIYTGGLGIVQTFEWIVAAVAGDFHVRILVFTLLLGSGVAMIWNLGGSYAVRDWAIAKLDSQRKVGAVAWLLGVVLFFDDYANTAIVGSAMKDVSDHLRISREKLSYIVDSTAAPVATLGISSWVAFQLSLITDGYEAAGVADHPAAFEVFLSSIPFNMYSILAVVMVAIIVFSGRDFGEMLDAEHRSWSTGAVSREDARPMQDVKSDLGEPSATNPRLVSFFAPIAVLIAVTIGSALWTGYSPGASVMDMVTNADFASALIYGSFAMVATGFALGKFYGILTLGESTDTVIDGFGLMLTAVSILVLAWGIGEVVSALQTGEYVAGIVGDQFPIAVLPALVLVLAAFIAFSTGTSWGTMGILTPIVIPVAWNLTGDHTIIAAMVGVIFSGAIFGDHSSPISDTTVLSATFTGADLVDHVRTQLYYALTVALVAIVLLLVWGVTRITPVALLPVGVLALVGLVYGLSELDADRKGIEPVATDTPQEAPESDE
- a CDS encoding NUDIX hydrolase, whose amino-acid sequence is MPAPLSLRTRRAIDDRLDGLRERFGQFPVVDVTRLNDPEFFEHGVEMFDRGQRGAAGARVTDDDGCVLLLRDDRDPEMWVLPGGGHEPGETFPETARREVREEAGVDCEITGVWRAVRKRFVRRDDPQRRGYLLEVFFTADAVGGEAGVDQARLDDGEEVLEVRWFDEVPASVIPVVTDPTAPPVV
- the dpsA gene encoding DNA starvation/stationary phase protection protein DpsA, translated to MSAPHLRHPADEELRREWGSVGDNEIRLDPEAAAAVIDDVNRCLSGLYVLFNQLRKHYWTVAGVESHQIEERLEEQADRLSEFTDELAIRVHALGGVPVNGPMGIREHAPMRIEGGDVYALRDALASDLDGYATLAVTVREAIETARSVGDERTAEALEEGLLTIEQDAHTIERYLGDDSL
- a CDS encoding nuclear transport factor 2 family protein, producing the protein MSRESVVRRYYALVDAGEYDALVELFTEDVVYERPGQATIEGREALREFYETGRPLSNGEHELHAVVADSVEQRSAGNRTQSDDGDTVAVRGTFRGEQDGDAVELGFADFHEFDGESIARRYTYTDRDTV
- the dpsA gene encoding DNA starvation/stationary phase protection protein DpsA, with product MSTQKTARQRAGTVEENAVRIDTEKAEQIVDALNRDLASAYVLYHQVRKHHWNVEGAESGDLHEFLDAAAGTLEGHADAIAERAQALGGVPVAGPAAQEEHAYVEFEGEDVYAIRDSLEADLEAYGDVIENVREHVGLATDLGDYATAELLREVLEDLEDDAHDIDHYLENDTLVQE
- a CDS encoding D-2-hydroxyacid dehydrogenase gives rise to the protein MTEPDVLLLRQKIHGLSVDEYADAMRERLPDADIAVARTPEAERELIESARVVAGFNVDPEMLDRAANLELFACSYAGTGHLPMEALEEAGVAVTNASGVHGPNISEYVIGALISLARDFPRAARQQEERVWQSFGSQELYDSTVTVVGMGAIGQAVVERLEPFGVDTIGVRYTPEKGGPTDEVLGFDEIHDALRRSDSVVLACPLTDATRSLLDDEAFKTMPADANLVNIARGGVVDTEALVRALRGNAIGAAFLDVTDPEPLPADHALWGFDNVRITPHNAGHSPVYFERLADIVAGNYEALEAGGEIENRVV